In Luteipulveratus mongoliensis, the DNA window GTGGGTCAAGGCCGGTACTCAGGCCGAAGCGCGCAACGGGTGGAAGTACACGCCCGCCGAGCTCGAACCCGTCGTCACCGCGCCGGACCTCGTCATCCCGCGCCCAGCGGTCGAGCCACCTCCACCGACCGGACCCTGACCCACTCCCCCAGATCGGATCGACGCCGTCGATCCGATATCGAGCCCTGCCCACTTGAGGCAGTGGATGTCCCCACCACACAAGGAGATGTCATGAAGATGCGCACGCGGTACGTGGTACCGACAGCAGTCCTGAGCCTCGCCCTCGCGGGGGGCGCCGGTGTCGCCGGCCTCACCTCGTCGGCCAGCGCCCAGGGGAAGGGCACCTTGGTCGACCCAGCTGGCACTCGAGTCACCAAGGTCGACTCGGCGAAGACGGCCAGTCCGGTCGCGCGGCTCATCGAGAAGCGAGTCCGTGCCGACCTTCCGGGCGGTCACGGTCTGGTGAAGGAGACGATCTATGCGAGCGACTGGAACCGCAACACGCCGCTGCCCGTGGATCAGGTGCAGAACGCGACGGACTGGCACGGCAAGTTCACCCTGCCAGGCGACCGGACGCACGTGATCTGGACGGCGGTGTTCATCGCGCCCAAGGGCACCAACCCGACACCGGAGCAGTCACGCGCGCAGTGCCCTGAGCAGCCGCTGCCGCCTGGTGAGGTGCCGTTCCGGTGCGAGGTCAAGGTGCTGCCGGACGGCTCACACGTCACCGTCAACGAGTTCGCAGTCCGGGGCGTGTACAACCTGGTCGTCGGGCATATCCGGGCGCACGACCGAGGCGTTTCGGTCGCGGAGAAGGTCAAGGCCGGTTCGCTGGCCGAGGCGCGTCACAAGTTCCGCTACAGCGCCGCACAGCTGCAGCGGCTCGCGACCGACGCGGCCCTGGTGATCCCTGAGCCCCAGGTGTACCCGCCGCTGCCGACGACGCCGTAGTCCGCGCCGGTCGACACAACACGGCGGGCGGGCGGGTCTGGATCAGGGGAGCAGACCCGCCCGCTCACTCGCGTCGTTGAGTCATTAGCCCGGCTAGAAGGGCGGCGGTTCGTGGGCGGGGTAGGTGATGTAAATCCGGCTGGATGCGCTGGTCCAGGTGGCGGTTCCGTCTGGAGTGATGGTGACGGTCCAGGCGCCGGAGTGCTTGGCACGGTGGTGGGCCCGACACAGGGACAGCAGCCCTGCGGGTTCGGTTCTGCCGCCACGACCGTGCGGGATGACGTGGTCGGTGTCGGTCATCTGTGCTGGTCGGGTGCAGCCGGGGAAGCGGCAGACCTGATCGCGGAGCTGGACGAACTGACGCATCCGGGTCGGTGGCCGGTAGGCGGTGCTGGTGTGCTCGCGCAGGGCACCGGTGGTCGGGCTGACCAGGGCACGACCGATCGTGTCACCGAGGGCATGGACCAGTCCGGTGACGGTCTCGGCCGAGATGACGCCGACACCGTCGACGACCACATCGCCCAGTGCGGCTGGCGGTTCGGAGTCCGTGCGCTGGTTGGCGATCGTGGTCAGCCGTTCGATCAGCTCTTCCACTGCCTCCGCGACCGGATCACTCCCACTCGTCGCGGCGGGTGCTGCCCGCTTGGTGCCGGGTGGGTGCCACGGCGGCAGGTCTGTGGTGGTCCATGGGTCGGGCACGTCCGGCACGCGACCGCCCTTCGCAGGGTGCAGTCCCCATGCGGACAGGTCGAGAGGTTCTCCCGGGCCGGTCTCGCCGCCAGCGACGAAACCCATGCGCAGGTTGGTCTGGTCGAGCAGGTCCGCGAGCCCGTCGGTGGCGACCGCGGCGGCTCGTGCGGCGCCTTCCTGGACGGGAACCAGGAACGTGCACGACGCCGACGCATCCGCGGAGGAGGTCAGCAGGTCCACCAACGCCTGTGCCCGGCACTCACCCATCAACGGTGCGCGCCGTGCATCACCAGCCGATGCCGGCAGCTCGGCGGCCCCGGTCTCAGCCTGTCCCGTAGCGGCCTTGTCGTCCGGTGCGTTGCGGTAGCGCCCGGCGAGGTCCTGGATCGCGGACTGCATCGCTGCCGCCTGCTCAGTCGGCAGGGTTGCGGTCATGGTGCTGGTACCGCGAATGCGGCCGGGTTCGAACCAGACTCCGAGGGCCTCACGCACGCTCCGTCGCCGGTGCCGCACCGGTGACTCGGCGTCCTGGTTGGCCACTGCGGCTCGGGCGCGCTTACGGGTGGCGGTCGCGGTCCACGAGCTGATGCCACCACGGGGTCCGGACAGCATCGCCGCTTCCACGTGTGGCGCGACCACAGCTCGGGTGCCCTCGGGGACGTCCTCCAACGCGTCAACGACCGCGGCGAGGCGTTCCCGGTCGATCGCTCCGTCGGCGAGGGCGTCGATCAGTAGTGGGGTGTGGCACACCGCTGCGACCGACTCGCGCACCCGCCGCGCCGCGGTGCGCGGCCCCCAGCACAGGGCGGCGCTGATGTCCGCGACCGCGGTGTCCCGAACATCACCGACCGCGCCGCGACCAAGTCGATGGCCGGCATCACCTGACGGGTCGTAGTGCGCCACCGAGCCCGCATGTTGCGCCAACCGATGCGCCTGCACAGCGTGGGCCAGGTCGACCAGGTGCTGGGTGACGCTGACCTGCTCGAGCACCACCGGTGCCGACACGACGTCCTCGGTGTCGTTGCGGATGAGCGCGTACGCCGACTCCAACGCCTCCCGAGCGATGACCAGCTGCGCCGCGCAGCGGTGTCCGTCTCGCGGCGCAGCGTGGTCATCTCGGGTGCGCTTGCCATGCCACCATCGTACGTACGTACGAACTTCGCCGCAAGTCCGCGATCGATGAATTTGATTGCTGTGTAAAGCCTTTCGACGATTCTGACGTTGTCGGTGGTGCGTGCTAGTGCGCCAGCAGACCGCTCCGGCTCACCGCCGAGCGAGTCGGGCCGCCCCGCTCACCACGTGGACGCTGGCATTTGCATATGAATAACTCTCAGTTATCTTGAATCTGGTCTTGAGTGGCAGCGTGAAGCCCTGGCTTGCTGTCCGGCAACCCTCCGTTCGTGGCGGGGTGCCCCAGGTGACGACCCGGCCGCATGAACCCGTGCGGCAAGCGCGACGACGCGGCGCCAGCCGCCCGGGAGGCACACGATGAGCCCCAGACCCCTGATCCATCTGGCCGTGGCCCTCGACGGCACCGGCTGGCACCCGGCCTCCTGGCGCGACCCGTCCGCTCGGGCGGACGAGGTGTTCACTGCTCGCTACTGGGCCGACCTGGTCCGGTTGGCGGAGAGCGGCGCCCTCGACCTGGTCACCCTCGAGGACGGACTCGCCCTCCAGGCCGATGACGCGCTGCACCACGACGACCGCACCGACCGGCTTCGTGGACGCCTCGACGCGGTCCTGGTCGCCAACCGAGTCGGCCCGCTCGTCCGACGAATCGGCTTGGTACCCATCGCGATCACCACGCACACCGAGCCGTTCCATCTCTCGAAGTCGATCGCGACGCTCGACTACGTGACCGGCGGCCGCGCCGGCGTACAGGTGCGGATCGGCGGCCGCCGCGACGAGGCCGACCACTTCGGCCGCCGAGAGCTGGGCGACTGGACCGACCTCGACGCCGACGGTCAGCGATCCCTGGCCAACGCACTCTTCGATGAGACCGATGACTACGTCGAGGTGCTGCGCCGGCTGTGGGACTCGTGGGAGGACGACGCCGAGATCCGCGACTCAGCCACCGGCCGGTTCGTCGACCGAGACAAGCTGCACTACATCGACTTCGAAGGCGACCACTTCTCAGTGCGCGGTCCGTCGATCACCCCTCGCCCTCCGCAGGGTCAGCCGCTGATAGCGGCCCTCGGGCACGACGTACGACCGTGGCAGCTGATCGGCAGGTCGGCCGACCTCGGCTTCATCACACCGAAGGACGACCCGGCCGAGGCGCTGACCGTCATCCGCGAGGCCCAGCAGGACGCCGGGCGCGACACAGTCCACGTCCTCGGGGACGTGCTGGTCGTCCTCGACGAGGACGCTGCACGGGCAGGTGAGCGCCTCGGCCGGCTCAACGATCTGGCCGGCAGCCCCCTGGTGTCGGACGCGCTGATCTATGTCGGTGGTGTGAAGGGCCTGGCCGATCTCATCGAGTCCTGGTCAACCGCAGGCCTTTCCGGGGCTCGTCTGCGTCCGGCCGTCAACACCGTCGACCTGCCACGAATCGTGGACGACCTCGTACCCGAGCTGCGACGCCGCGGACTGTTCCGGTCGGCGTACGACGACCGGACGTTGCGTGAGCGCTTCGGCCTAGCCCGCCCCGTCAGCCGCTACGCCGCCTGACCACCCGGAGAGGACAAACTGATGCCGCAGAAGCAGATTCACCTGGCCGCGCACTTCCCGGGGGTCAACAACACCACCGTCTGGAGCGACCCGGAGTCCGGCAGCCACATCGAGTTCGACTCGTTCCGCGAGTTCGCGCAGACCGCCGAGCGGGGCAAGTTCGACTTCCTGTTCCTGGCCGAAGGTCTGCGGCTGCGCGAGCAGCGTGGCCAGATCTACGACCTGGACGTCGTCGGCCGCCCTGACACCTTCGCGATCCTCAGCGCGCTGGCCGCTGTCACCGACCACCTCGGCCTGGCAGGCACGATCAACTCGACGTTCAACGAACCGTACGACGTGGCAAGGCAGTTCGCGTCCTTGGACCACCTCTCCGGTGGCCGCGCGGCGTGGAACGTCGTGACCAGCTGGGACGCGTTCACCGGTGAGAACTTCCGACGTGGCGGCTTCCTGCCGGCCGAGCAGCGCTACGAGCGGGCCAAGGTCTTCTTGCAGACGACACTCGAGCTGCTCGACTCGTGGCGTGAGGGCGATGTCCTCGCCGACCGCGAGTCCGGCGAGTTCCTCGCACGACCCGATGCGGGCGAGTTCGCCCACCAGGACTCGCATTTCGACATCCGCGGCAGGTTCAATGTCCCGCGCAGCCCACAAGGACGGCCGGTCATCTTCCAGGCCGGCGACTCCGACGAAGGTCGAGACTTCGCGGCTCGTCAGGCGGACGCGATCTTCTCGCGACACAGTGAGTACGACGCGGGCAGAGCCTTCTACGCCGATGTGAAGGGCCGGCTCCCGAAGTTCGGCCGCACCCGGGACGACCTGCTCATCCTGCCCGCCGCCACCTTCGTCCTCGGAGACAACGACGCCGACGCGCAGGAGCGAGCCCACGTCGTACGCCGGCAGCAGGTCAGCGGAGCCACAGCGATCAACTTCCTCGAACAGGTCTGGAACCGTGACCTTTCGGCGTATGACCCCGAAGGACCCCTGCCCGACATCGACCCGGACACCGGCGAGCACACCATCGCCCGCGGGCGGGCCAGCGTGCGCGGACACCGCGATCCCGTACAGACCGCACACGAGTGGCGGGAGCGCGCCCAGGCGGAGAACCTGTCGATCCGCGACCTCGTGATCGAGGTGTCGGGGCGGCAGTCGTTCGTCGGCTCGGCGCGCACGGTCGCCGACGAGATCAACCGCTACGTGCAGGACGACGCCAGCGATGGCTTCATTCTCGTCCCACACATCACACCGGGCGGGCTGGGCGGATTCGTCGATGCAGTGGTGCCTCTGCTGCAGGAGCAGGGCGTGTTCCGAGAGGACTACACGGGGTCGACGCTGCGCGAGAACCTTGGACTGCCAATGCTTTCCGACTCCCAGGACGCAGACACCGAGCGCGCCTCCTGAGGGGCGCGCTCAGCGGGAGTCGGCCACCAGGCGTACGGCCAGGCCACCGAAGATCGCGGCGGACACC includes these proteins:
- a CDS encoding HNH endonuclease signature motif containing protein, with amino-acid sequence MESAYALIRNDTEDVVSAPVVLEQVSVTQHLVDLAHAVQAHRLAQHAGSVAHYDPSGDAGHRLGRGAVGDVRDTAVADISAALCWGPRTAARRVRESVAAVCHTPLLIDALADGAIDRERLAAVVDALEDVPEGTRAVVAPHVEAAMLSGPRGGISSWTATATRKRARAAVANQDAESPVRHRRRSVREALGVWFEPGRIRGTSTMTATLPTEQAAAMQSAIQDLAGRYRNAPDDKAATGQAETGAAELPASAGDARRAPLMGECRAQALVDLLTSSADASASCTFLVPVQEGAARAAAVATDGLADLLDQTNLRMGFVAGGETGPGEPLDLSAWGLHPAKGGRVPDVPDPWTTTDLPPWHPPGTKRAAPAATSGSDPVAEAVEELIERLTTIANQRTDSEPPAALGDVVVDGVGVISAETVTGLVHALGDTIGRALVSPTTGALREHTSTAYRPPTRMRQFVQLRDQVCRFPGCTRPAQMTDTDHVIPHGRGGRTEPAGLLSLCRAHHRAKHSGAWTVTITPDGTATWTSASSRIYITYPAHEPPPF
- a CDS encoding NtaA/DmoA family FMN-dependent monooxygenase (This protein belongs to a clade of FMN-dependent monooxygenases, within a broader family of flavin-dependent oxidoreductases, the luciferase-like monooxygenase (LMM) family, some of whose members use coenzyme F420 rather than FMN.) translates to MPQKQIHLAAHFPGVNNTTVWSDPESGSHIEFDSFREFAQTAERGKFDFLFLAEGLRLREQRGQIYDLDVVGRPDTFAILSALAAVTDHLGLAGTINSTFNEPYDVARQFASLDHLSGGRAAWNVVTSWDAFTGENFRRGGFLPAEQRYERAKVFLQTTLELLDSWREGDVLADRESGEFLARPDAGEFAHQDSHFDIRGRFNVPRSPQGRPVIFQAGDSDEGRDFAARQADAIFSRHSEYDAGRAFYADVKGRLPKFGRTRDDLLILPAATFVLGDNDADAQERAHVVRRQQVSGATAINFLEQVWNRDLSAYDPEGPLPDIDPDTGEHTIARGRASVRGHRDPVQTAHEWRERAQAENLSIRDLVIEVSGRQSFVGSARTVADEINRYVQDDASDGFILVPHITPGGLGGFVDAVVPLLQEQGVFREDYTGSTLRENLGLPMLSDSQDADTERAS
- a CDS encoding LLM class flavin-dependent oxidoreductase, with amino-acid sequence MSPRPLIHLAVALDGTGWHPASWRDPSARADEVFTARYWADLVRLAESGALDLVTLEDGLALQADDALHHDDRTDRLRGRLDAVLVANRVGPLVRRIGLVPIAITTHTEPFHLSKSIATLDYVTGGRAGVQVRIGGRRDEADHFGRRELGDWTDLDADGQRSLANALFDETDDYVEVLRRLWDSWEDDAEIRDSATGRFVDRDKLHYIDFEGDHFSVRGPSITPRPPQGQPLIAALGHDVRPWQLIGRSADLGFITPKDDPAEALTVIREAQQDAGRDTVHVLGDVLVVLDEDAARAGERLGRLNDLAGSPLVSDALIYVGGVKGLADLIESWSTAGLSGARLRPAVNTVDLPRIVDDLVPELRRRGLFRSAYDDRTLRERFGLARPVSRYAA